In the genome of Segatella copri, one region contains:
- a CDS encoding SufE family protein, with the protein MATINELQDEVVEEFQDFSDWMDKYQMLIDLGNELAPLDEKYKNEQNLIDGCQSRVWLQCDYVDGKLVFTADSDALIVKGIIALLIRVLSGHTPTEIMDADLYFVEKIGLKDHLSPTRSNGLLAMIKQIRMYALAYKTKEAEA; encoded by the coding sequence ATGGCAACAATTAATGAATTGCAGGATGAAGTGGTAGAGGAGTTCCAGGACTTCTCCGACTGGATGGATAAGTATCAGATGCTCATCGACTTGGGCAACGAGTTGGCTCCTCTCGACGAGAAATACAAGAACGAGCAGAACCTCATCGACGGCTGCCAGAGCCGCGTATGGTTGCAATGCGATTATGTAGATGGCAAGCTCGTATTCACTGCCGATAGCGATGCGCTCATCGTAAAGGGTATCATCGCCCTCCTCATCCGTGTGTTGAGCGGTCATACCCCAACCGAGATTATGGATGCCGACCTCTATTTCGTAGAGAAAATTGGCTTGAAAGATCACCTGAGTCCTACCCGCAGCAACGGTCTTCTGGCGATGATCAAGCAGATTCGCATGTACGCCCTGGCTTACAAGACCAAGGAGGCAGAGGCTTAA
- a CDS encoding RNA methyltransferase has translation MRKLRTIEMNRLTLEEFKEAEKLPLIVVLDDVRSLYNVGSVFRSCDAFRVEAVYLCGITATPPNAEIHKTALGGEDSVDWEYFKTTEEAVEKLKQKGYFVYSIEQVEGSTKLQNLPEAHAKLFSQDASTPNGYAVIFGNEVKGVKQNIVDMSDGCLEIPQFGTKHSLNVSVTAGIVVWEFAKLLKL, from the coding sequence ATGCGTAAATTAAGAACGATAGAGATGAACCGCCTCACCCTGGAGGAATTCAAGGAAGCCGAGAAGCTGCCCCTGATAGTAGTCCTGGATGATGTGCGTTCATTATATAATGTAGGAAGTGTGTTCCGCTCTTGCGATGCCTTCCGTGTAGAGGCGGTGTATCTTTGCGGTATCACCGCCACTCCTCCCAATGCCGAAATCCACAAGACGGCTCTGGGCGGCGAAGACAGCGTAGATTGGGAGTACTTCAAGACCACCGAAGAGGCTGTGGAGAAACTGAAGCAGAAAGGCTACTTTGTGTATAGCATTGAGCAGGTAGAAGGTTCTACCAAGCTTCAGAACCTGCCGGAGGCGCATGCCAAGCTTTTCTCTCAAGACGCTTCTACACCAAATGGTTATGCTGTTATCTTCGGCAACGAGGTGAAGGGCGTAAAGCAGAACATTGTGGATATGAGTGATGGTTGCTTGGAAATCCCACAGTTTGGTACCAAGCATTCCCTGAATGTCAGCGTAACAGCCGGCATTGTGGTTTGGGAGTTTGCCAAACTGCTGAAGTTGTAG
- a CDS encoding helix-turn-helix domain-containing protein, giving the protein MDTCLDLIALQYTCMIVMGMLMFFVFVSRCYITCRNMQFEQSRWMIIVALLLFVVHYVCQMRFGWRQRGDDVGVLFNLLFYSPSAILLSWSQLNILRAGHGRWSFMRYGVAGYALMVLCIVAGVISNGSLHIGTMLYVADAIFFFTLFYYIWASFKVLGYVQHRLDSELGNPVDAYLSTMRIGLFMVCAFAIISPLYILSRPLLFVFGPLGLISLSLFIVSFTALGFSMSEGVTEIVAETNEEMAAAKVFSEIVPERVAEIDMAVSKWRSEGGFRDSDLTLSSFARRIKVNRADVVSYLTSIYGKSFRTWLSGIRVEEAKALIVAHPEYSNEVVSMECGFSSRVYFQRLFKERTGLTPAEWRRQR; this is encoded by the coding sequence ATGGATACTTGTTTAGATCTTATAGCTCTTCAATATACCTGCATGATTGTGATGGGCATGCTTATGTTTTTTGTGTTTGTTTCGCGCTGCTATATAACTTGCCGTAACATGCAGTTTGAGCAGTCGCGTTGGATGATTATTGTGGCATTACTATTGTTTGTCGTACACTACGTGTGTCAGATGCGGTTTGGTTGGCGACAACGGGGAGACGATGTGGGCGTTCTGTTCAATCTGCTGTTTTATTCGCCTTCGGCTATATTGTTGTCGTGGTCGCAGCTCAATATTCTGCGCGCTGGGCATGGACGTTGGAGTTTTATGCGCTATGGTGTTGCAGGGTATGCTCTTATGGTGTTGTGCATAGTAGCGGGTGTTATCTCAAATGGCAGTCTGCATATTGGTACTATGCTTTATGTTGCTGATGCTATTTTTTTCTTTACTTTGTTTTATTATATATGGGCATCGTTTAAGGTTCTTGGTTATGTTCAACATCGGCTCGATAGTGAACTTGGTAATCCTGTAGATGCTTACTTGAGCACTATGCGCATTGGGCTTTTTATGGTGTGTGCTTTTGCTATAATTTCGCCTCTATATATATTGTCGCGACCGTTACTCTTTGTCTTTGGACCTTTGGGACTGATTTCGCTTTCGCTGTTTATTGTTAGTTTTACGGCACTTGGATTCAGTATGTCCGAGGGGGTAACAGAGATTGTTGCCGAGACTAACGAGGAGATGGCTGCTGCTAAAGTCTTTAGTGAGATAGTGCCTGAGCGTGTTGCCGAAATAGATATGGCAGTAAGCAAATGGCGAAGCGAGGGTGGTTTTAGGGATAGCGACTTGACGTTATCCTCGTTTGCTCGTCGCATAAAGGTTAATCGTGCCGATGTAGTCTCGTATCTAACTTCCATATATGGTAAGAGTTTCCGTACATGGCTTTCGGGTATTCGTGTGGAGGAGGCAAAGGCACTCATTGTAGCACACCCCGAATATAGTAACGAGGTTGTTTCTATGGAGTGTGGTTTCTCATCGCGTGTGTATTTTCAGCGTCTGTTCAAGGAAAGGACAGGTTTGACTCCTGCCGAGTGGCGTCGCCAACGATAA
- a CDS encoding acetyl-CoA hydrolase/transferase C-terminal domain-containing protein produces MAYTRLSAAEAAAMINDQDTIGLSGFTPNGVPKATFRELSKRAVAEHEAGRPFQVGILTGASTSQSIEGDMAAAHAIKFRAPFSTNKDFRTHTNLGEIDYEDMHLGHMAERLRRGFYGEIDLAIIEVSDLEEGETTCKAFLTSAGGIVPTIVRLAKKVLIEKNTFHSPASRYLHDVYEIAECPFRTPIPILNVGDRIGKEYVEIDAHKIIGVVECNIPEEARAFKPLDPVTEQMGHNVADFLVSDLKKGHIPPQFLPLQSGVGVTSNAVLEALGQNPNVPVFSVYTEVVQDAVVKYMREGRIKDASCSSLTVTNDTLKEVYDDIDYFKKHLTIRQSEISNSPEVIRRLGVIAMNTAIECDIYGNENSSHICGSKLMNGIGGSCDYERNGYISIFTTQSTTKNGCISAIVPMCSHVDSTEHDVDVIVTEQGVADLRGKGPLRRAKEIIENCAHPDYRPMLREYLKFAEKGHEPQSMRAALAMHDTFLKKGDMRLTDFGEYLK; encoded by the coding sequence ATGGCATATACAAGATTGAGTGCTGCCGAAGCGGCAGCGATGATTAACGATCAAGATACAATCGGATTGAGTGGTTTCACACCAAACGGCGTGCCTAAGGCAACCTTCCGCGAACTCTCCAAGAGAGCCGTGGCTGAGCACGAGGCAGGCAGACCATTCCAGGTGGGCATCCTCACGGGTGCTTCTACCTCGCAGAGTATCGAAGGTGACATGGCAGCAGCCCATGCCATCAAGTTCCGTGCGCCATTTTCTACCAACAAGGATTTCCGCACCCATACCAATCTCGGTGAAATCGATTACGAGGATATGCACCTCGGTCACATGGCTGAGCGCCTGCGCCGTGGTTTCTATGGCGAGATAGACCTTGCCATCATCGAGGTTTCTGATTTGGAAGAAGGCGAAACCACCTGCAAGGCATTCCTTACCTCTGCCGGCGGCATCGTTCCTACCATCGTCCGCCTTGCCAAGAAGGTGCTCATTGAGAAGAATACTTTCCACAGTCCTGCTTCCCGCTATCTGCACGATGTGTATGAGATAGCAGAATGCCCATTCCGCACACCTATTCCTATATTGAATGTGGGCGATAGAATAGGTAAGGAATACGTGGAGATTGATGCACATAAGATTATCGGTGTAGTGGAATGCAACATCCCGGAGGAGGCGCGTGCCTTCAAGCCACTCGACCCTGTGACGGAACAGATGGGACATAATGTGGCTGATTTCTTGGTCAGCGACTTGAAGAAGGGACATATTCCTCCTCAGTTCCTGCCTTTGCAGAGCGGAGTGGGCGTAACTTCCAATGCCGTTCTTGAGGCTTTGGGACAGAATCCTAACGTGCCAGTATTCAGCGTCTATACCGAGGTGGTTCAGGATGCCGTGGTGAAATACATGCGCGAGGGAAGAATCAAGGATGCTTCCTGCTCTTCGCTCACCGTAACCAACGATACATTGAAAGAAGTGTATGATGATATTGATTACTTCAAGAAGCATCTCACCATCCGCCAGAGCGAGATTTCGAACTCTCCTGAGGTCATCCGCCGACTGGGTGTTATCGCCATGAACACCGCCATCGAGTGCGATATCTATGGCAACGAGAACTCCAGCCATATCTGCGGCAGCAAGCTGATGAATGGTATCGGCGGCTCCTGCGACTACGAGCGCAATGGCTACATCTCTATCTTCACCACGCAGAGTACCACCAAGAACGGTTGCATCTCTGCCATTGTTCCGATGTGCAGTCACGTGGACAGCACCGAACACGATGTGGATGTGATCGTTACTGAGCAGGGAGTAGCCGATCTTCGTGGCAAGGGTCCTTTGCGCCGTGCCAAGGAGATTATCGAAAACTGTGCGCATCCGGATTATCGCCCTATGCTCCGTGAGTATCTGAAGTTTGCCGAGAAGGGACACGAGCCACAGAGCATGCGTGCCGCCCTCGCCATGCACGATACCTTCCTGAAGAAGGGCGATATGAGATTGACTGATTTCGGAGAATATCTGAAATAA
- the cysS gene encoding cysteine--tRNA ligase produces MEQKLLIYNTLTRTKERFTPLHAPNVGMYVCGPTVYGDPHLGHARPAITFDILFRYLKHLGYKVRYVRNITDVGHLEHDADEGDDKIEKKARLEQLEPMEIAQYYTNRYHDAMEALNVLPPSIEPHATGHIIEQEKLVQEILDNGYAYESNGSIYFDIEKYNKDHKYGILSGRNLENVINESRELAGIGEKKNQADFALWKKASPEHIMRWPSPWSDGFPGWHCECTAMGRKYLGSHFDIHGGGMDLIFPHHECEIAQAVASQGDQMVHYWMHNNMITINGQKMGKSLGNFITLEQFFTGNHDSLEQAYSPMTIRFFILSAHYRSTVDFSNDALKASQKGLERLMNGLNDLERVPVAKQSDEQVKKLVSELRQRCYDAMNDDFQTQLVISYLFEACHVINTALDHKANISAEDLKELSDTMQLFTFDLLGLKSEKGANNDAREEAYGKVVDMVLDLRAKAKAAKDWATSDQIRDALAEAGFEVKDTKDGVTWKLNK; encoded by the coding sequence ATGGAACAGAAATTATTGATCTATAACACTCTCACTCGTACGAAAGAGAGATTCACTCCGCTCCACGCTCCTAACGTGGGCATGTATGTTTGTGGCCCTACCGTGTATGGCGATCCGCATCTCGGTCATGCACGACCAGCCATTACATTCGATATACTCTTCCGCTATCTCAAGCACCTGGGCTATAAGGTTCGCTACGTTAGAAACATCACTGACGTGGGCCACCTGGAGCACGATGCTGATGAGGGCGACGACAAGATTGAGAAGAAGGCTCGCCTGGAGCAGTTGGAGCCAATGGAGATTGCGCAGTACTACACCAACCGCTACCACGATGCCATGGAGGCGCTGAACGTGCTCCCTCCTAGCATTGAGCCTCATGCCACAGGCCATATCATCGAGCAGGAAAAACTGGTTCAGGAAATCCTGGACAATGGCTATGCCTACGAGAGCAACGGCTCTATCTACTTCGACATCGAGAAGTATAACAAGGATCATAAGTACGGTATCCTCTCCGGACGTAACCTGGAGAACGTGATCAACGAGAGCCGCGAGCTGGCTGGTATCGGCGAGAAGAAGAACCAGGCTGACTTCGCCCTCTGGAAGAAGGCTTCACCTGAGCACATCATGCGCTGGCCTAGTCCTTGGAGCGATGGATTCCCTGGCTGGCACTGCGAGTGTACAGCGATGGGCAGAAAGTACTTGGGTAGCCACTTCGATATTCATGGTGGCGGCATGGATTTGATTTTCCCTCACCATGAGTGCGAGATTGCGCAGGCTGTGGCTTCTCAGGGCGACCAGATGGTTCATTACTGGATGCACAACAATATGATTACCATCAACGGTCAGAAGATGGGTAAGAGTCTTGGCAACTTCATCACTTTGGAGCAGTTCTTCACTGGCAATCACGACAGTCTGGAGCAGGCTTATTCGCCAATGACCATCCGTTTCTTCATCCTCTCTGCCCACTACCGCAGCACCGTAGACTTCTCTAACGATGCCTTGAAGGCTAGCCAGAAGGGATTGGAGCGCCTGATGAATGGTTTGAACGACCTGGAGCGTGTACCTGTGGCTAAGCAGAGCGATGAGCAGGTGAAGAAGTTGGTAAGCGAGTTGCGCCAGCGCTGCTACGATGCGATGAACGATGACTTCCAGACTCAGCTCGTCATCAGCTATCTCTTCGAGGCTTGCCACGTAATAAACACAGCCCTCGACCACAAGGCAAACATCTCTGCCGAAGACCTGAAGGAGCTTTCAGATACCATGCAGCTCTTCACCTTCGACCTTCTCGGCTTGAAGAGCGAGAAGGGAGCCAACAATGATGCTCGTGAAGAGGCTTATGGCAAGGTAGTAGATATGGTTCTCGACCTGCGTGCCAAGGCAAAGGCGGCCAAGGATTGGGCTACCAGCGACCAAATTCGCGATGCCCTGGCAGAAGCTGGCTTCGAGGTAAAGGACACCAAGGATGGTGTTACCTGGAAATTGAACAAATAA
- a CDS encoding calcineurin-like phosphoesterase C-terminal domain-containing protein: MKRNQIYTGIIVFVCCVLVAIGVTLRLLKHADKLPVKVPVLVNRQKPQVADTLKKKPVAKPDFRISGTLKDTEGRGVAGVIVSDGFNCVKTDSHGRYKMKRDSLARFIYYSVPADCEVPTHSATDRTAYFYQTVSKKKKIYNFTLRRLPGGKETHYKMIVIGDPQVTNAYSPYYTSPNDNPIKKSDVERFTTQTMADIKQTIKSLPAGTPVYGLSMGDDVQYYGGYNAKLERQIRQALGSSEMRLFSVIGNHDQDGKALYRRKWEENFGPTDFSFNRGDVHYVCINNCFFHRGMAYYSPGELRERQVKWLKQDLALTPKDMKVVLCYHIPFTFGNAPFSKAKPLTNANEQGHYSSSRLSLLLSLLKPFKGGYELFCGHTHFACNHEINYQGEDVMEHCHAAACGNIWQSNINICGTPNGYYVYSFVGTSISNCYYKGTFWDKSKQMTIFRAQTDFNGEKYAKDWQLANNRNILVANVFNATSHWRVVAVEDGKEYLMRRISSKGQDAFAAGYHHKYSESVSYRFVSKGNGYLIMNHLYYYTPRNPNARIIIKASDPYGNTYTASSDEAITEPFANYAHYYEKEYKEYKSKKDKMLRDSLLNRQKDSLAAKKKDN, translated from the coding sequence ATGAAAAGAAATCAGATTTATACAGGTATCATCGTCTTCGTTTGCTGCGTTCTCGTGGCAATAGGAGTTACCTTGCGTCTTCTCAAACATGCAGATAAGCTTCCTGTCAAGGTTCCCGTGCTGGTGAACAGGCAGAAGCCGCAGGTGGCTGATACGCTGAAGAAGAAGCCTGTAGCAAAGCCGGATTTCAGAATATCAGGTACCTTGAAAGATACCGAGGGAAGGGGAGTGGCTGGAGTCATCGTGAGCGATGGATTCAACTGCGTAAAGACCGATTCCCACGGAAGATATAAGATGAAGCGAGACAGTTTGGCTCGCTTCATCTATTATTCCGTGCCTGCCGATTGCGAGGTACCTACCCATTCGGCAACCGACCGCACGGCTTATTTCTACCAAACTGTATCCAAGAAGAAGAAAATCTATAATTTTACGCTGCGCAGATTGCCTGGCGGCAAGGAGACGCATTATAAGATGATAGTCATCGGCGACCCGCAGGTTACCAATGCCTACAGCCCCTACTATACTTCTCCGAATGATAATCCCATCAAGAAGAGCGATGTAGAAAGATTCACCACCCAAACCATGGCAGATATCAAACAGACCATCAAGAGTCTTCCTGCCGGTACTCCCGTCTATGGACTCAGCATGGGTGATGACGTGCAGTATTATGGCGGCTACAACGCCAAGCTGGAGCGTCAGATACGCCAGGCATTGGGTTCTTCCGAGATGCGCCTTTTCTCCGTTATCGGCAATCACGACCAGGATGGCAAGGCACTCTACCGCCGCAAATGGGAAGAGAATTTCGGACCCACCGATTTTTCCTTCAATCGTGGCGATGTGCATTACGTCTGTATCAACAACTGCTTTTTCCATCGTGGAATGGCCTATTATTCGCCGGGCGAACTGCGTGAGCGCCAGGTGAAATGGCTGAAGCAGGATTTGGCCCTCACGCCAAAGGATATGAAGGTGGTGCTCTGCTATCATATCCCGTTCACCTTCGGCAATGCGCCTTTCAGCAAGGCGAAGCCGCTGACCAATGCCAATGAGCAGGGGCATTATTCCTCTTCCCGTCTCTCGCTGCTGTTATCTCTTTTGAAGCCATTCAAGGGGGGATATGAGCTCTTCTGCGGCCATACTCATTTTGCCTGCAACCACGAGATCAATTATCAGGGCGAGGATGTGATGGAGCATTGTCATGCTGCTGCCTGTGGCAATATCTGGCAGTCGAACATCAACATCTGCGGTACCCCGAACGGATATTATGTCTATAGCTTTGTGGGTACCAGCATCAGCAACTGCTATTACAAGGGAACCTTCTGGGATAAGAGCAAGCAGATGACCATCTTCCGTGCCCAGACCGATTTCAACGGCGAGAAATATGCCAAGGACTGGCAGTTGGCAAACAACAGGAATATCCTGGTAGCCAATGTCTTCAATGCCACCAGTCACTGGCGTGTGGTAGCCGTAGAGGATGGCAAGGAATATCTGATGCGCCGCATCAGCAGCAAGGGGCAGGATGCCTTTGCAGCCGGCTATCATCATAAATACAGCGAGAGTGTATCCTATCGGTTCGTGAGCAAGGGAAATGGTTATCTCATCATGAACCACCTTTATTATTATACTCCTAGGAATCCGAATGCCAGAATCATCATCAAAGCATCCGATCCATATGGAAATACCTATACGGCATCGAGCGACGAGGCGATAACCGAGCCTTTCGCCAATTATGCCCATTATTACGAAAAAGAGTATAAGGAGTATAAGAGTAAGAAAGATAAGATGTTGCGGGATTCCTTGTTGAACAGGCAGAAAGATTCACTTGCTGCAAAGAAGAAAGATAATTAA
- a CDS encoding DUF3108 domain-containing protein has protein sequence MKLLKSVIVAMLLLLVNTSVSAQCTFRNTAFKSGEFLTYNLYYNWKFVWVKAGTASMSVVQTTHKGKPAYRGSLVTRGNKKVDDFFVLRDTLLCYTGTDMAPMYFRKGAREGKRYTVDEVFYNYAGGKCNVNLHYQNKHGEHKHKKASYDDCVFDMMNIFLRARSFDPANWKKGHSVRFPICDGNGRTPAQLKFGGKVTVKADNGIKYRCLRLEYMELKDEKWKKIVDFYITDDENHVPVRLDMFLKFGSAKAFLVGAKGTRNPFSSIVK, from the coding sequence ATGAAGTTACTAAAGTCTGTTATAGTAGCCATGTTGCTACTTTTGGTCAATACTTCTGTATCGGCCCAGTGTACTTTCCGTAATACGGCTTTTAAGTCGGGAGAATTCCTGACTTACAATCTCTATTACAACTGGAAGTTTGTATGGGTAAAGGCGGGCACAGCCAGCATGTCGGTGGTACAGACCACCCACAAGGGCAAGCCAGCCTATCGCGGTTCGCTTGTAACCCGTGGTAATAAGAAGGTGGACGATTTCTTCGTTCTCCGCGATACCCTGCTCTGCTATACAGGCACCGATATGGCTCCTATGTATTTCCGCAAGGGTGCCCGCGAAGGCAAGCGATATACGGTGGATGAGGTTTTCTACAACTATGCGGGCGGCAAGTGCAATGTAAATTTGCATTATCAGAACAAGCACGGTGAGCATAAGCACAAGAAGGCTTCTTACGACGACTGCGTATTCGACATGATGAACATCTTCCTGCGTGCCCGCAGCTTCGATCCAGCCAACTGGAAGAAGGGACACAGCGTAAGATTCCCTATCTGTGATGGTAACGGACGCACTCCTGCGCAGTTGAAGTTTGGCGGCAAGGTAACCGTGAAGGCGGATAATGGCATCAAGTATCGCTGCCTGCGCCTGGAATATATGGAACTGAAGGACGAGAAATGGAAGAAGATAGTTGATTTCTACATCACCGATGATGAGAACCATGTGCCAGTACGTCTCGACATGTTCCTGAAGTTCGGTAGTGCCAAGGCATTCCTGGTGGGTGCCAAGGGAACCCGCAATCCGTTCAGTTCTATCGTGAAGTAA
- a CDS encoding Ig-like domain-containing domain, with amino-acid sequence MMNKNAIKNLLVHRMKANSLFLPFYLLVLLLLASCAKMGQPDGGWFDETPPKVVGATPGDGATKVNQKKINIYFDEFIKLDNPSEKVVVSPPQLEVPEIKGGGKRISISLVDSLKPNTTYTIDFSDAISDNNEGNPMGNYTYSFSTGEVIDTMEVSGCVLEAENLEPIKGILVGLYADHADSAFRTKPMLRVSRTDSRGRFVIKGVAPGSYRIYALQDMDGNYMFNQKSEKIAFSHDIIVPSSKPDIRQDTTWIDSLHIKSIDPVKYTHFLPDNIVLKAFTEPLTDRYFLKAERQKANSFSLFFSYGDSILPQIKGLNFDAQDAFLIEASEKKDTITYWLKDTALVNQDTLLMDITYRMTDSTGVLVNKTDSTQEILSKEPYAKRMKALEKELAAWTKKQEKKKKKGEPYDSVMQVKPLDVQLSVSSQLDPDRNIFFTFPTPLAKADTAAIHLYAKHDTLWYRAPMEFLPAGNRRYELRGEWRPDIEYSLEVDSAAFEDIYGLASKPIKQGFKVNSLDTYGTLLVNITSLHDQPLLVQLLDSQDKMVKQVKAVNGVAEFYYLKPQKYYMRLIVDRNDNGVWDTGNYDKDQQAEEVYYYPEEIECKAKWDLTESWDPTASELSRQKPGAITKQKPDKEKKVKNQNAQRAAKLGIQYIPKM; translated from the coding sequence ATGATGAATAAGAACGCTATAAAGAACCTGTTGGTGCATCGGATGAAGGCAAACTCCCTGTTTTTGCCCTTCTATCTGCTGGTCCTCCTGCTGTTGGCTTCCTGTGCCAAGATGGGACAGCCCGATGGCGGATGGTTTGACGAGACTCCTCCCAAGGTGGTAGGAGCCACGCCGGGCGATGGTGCCACGAAAGTGAATCAGAAGAAAATCAATATCTACTTCGATGAGTTCATCAAGCTGGATAATCCTTCTGAGAAGGTAGTGGTGTCGCCTCCGCAGCTGGAAGTGCCTGAAATCAAGGGAGGCGGAAAGCGAATCTCCATTTCGCTCGTCGATTCCCTCAAGCCCAACACCACCTACACCATCGACTTCTCGGATGCCATCAGCGATAATAACGAGGGCAATCCGATGGGAAACTATACCTACAGTTTCTCTACGGGCGAGGTGATTGATACCATGGAGGTGTCGGGATGTGTGCTCGAAGCCGAGAATCTGGAGCCTATCAAGGGCATCCTGGTGGGCTTGTATGCCGACCATGCCGACTCTGCCTTCCGCACCAAACCGATGCTTCGAGTGAGCCGCACCGACAGCCGTGGCCGCTTCGTCATCAAGGGTGTGGCACCGGGTTCTTATCGCATCTATGCCCTGCAGGATATGGATGGCAACTACATGTTCAATCAGAAGAGCGAGAAGATTGCTTTCTCACACGACATTATCGTGCCATCCAGCAAACCGGATATAAGGCAGGATACCACCTGGATAGATTCACTCCACATCAAGTCGATTGACCCTGTGAAATATACCCACTTCCTGCCAGACAACATCGTGCTGAAGGCTTTCACAGAGCCGCTTACAGACAGATATTTCCTGAAGGCAGAGCGGCAGAAGGCAAACAGTTTCTCGTTGTTCTTCAGTTATGGAGATTCCATCCTGCCACAGATCAAGGGACTTAACTTCGATGCCCAGGATGCTTTCCTGATAGAAGCATCCGAGAAGAAGGATACGATAACCTATTGGCTCAAGGATACGGCATTGGTGAACCAGGACACTCTGCTCATGGACATCACCTATCGCATGACTGACAGTACGGGAGTGCTGGTCAACAAAACCGATTCCACCCAGGAAATCCTCTCCAAGGAACCATACGCCAAGCGAATGAAGGCTCTGGAGAAGGAACTGGCTGCATGGACCAAGAAGCAGGAGAAAAAGAAGAAGAAGGGCGAACCATACGATTCGGTGATGCAGGTAAAGCCGCTCGATGTGCAACTGAGCGTGTCATCGCAGCTGGATCCCGACAGGAACATCTTCTTCACCTTCCCAACTCCTCTGGCAAAGGCAGATACTGCCGCCATCCATCTTTATGCCAAGCATGATACCCTCTGGTATCGGGCACCGATGGAATTCCTGCCTGCAGGAAACAGAAGATATGAACTGCGGGGCGAGTGGCGCCCGGATATAGAATATAGTCTGGAAGTAGATTCTGCAGCTTTTGAGGATATCTATGGATTGGCTTCCAAGCCTATCAAGCAGGGCTTCAAGGTCAACTCGCTGGATACCTACGGCACCCTGCTGGTTAACATCACTTCGCTCCACGACCAGCCACTCCTGGTACAGCTTCTTGATTCCCAGGATAAGATGGTGAAGCAGGTGAAGGCGGTGAATGGCGTGGCGGAGTTCTATTATCTGAAACCGCAGAAGTATTACATGCGTCTCATCGTAGATAGAAATGATAATGGCGTGTGGGATACGGGCAATTACGATAAGGACCAGCAAGCCGAAGAGGTGTATTACTATCCGGAAGAGATAGAATGCAAGGCTAAGTGGGACCTTACCGAAAGCTGGGATCCTACGGCTAGTGAACTCTCCCGACAGAAGCCGGGAGCCATCACCAAGCAGAAGCCAGACAAAGAGAAGAAAGTTAAAAACCAGAATGCACAGCGTGCCGCTAAACTCGGCATCCAGTACATTCCTAAAATGTAA